The following proteins come from a genomic window of Ictalurus furcatus strain D&B chromosome 26, Billie_1.0, whole genome shotgun sequence:
- the rpl24 gene encoding 60S ribosomal protein L24, with protein MKVELCSFSGYKIYPGHGRRYARIDGKVFQFLNAKCESAFLTKRNPRQINWTVLYRRKHKKGQSEEVTKKRTRRAVKFQRAITGASLAEILAKRNQKPEVRKAQREQAIRAAKEAKKAKQATKKVSTQSTKAPAKAAPKQKIAKPMKVSAPRVGGKR; from the exons ATGAA GGTTGAGTTGTGCAGTTTCAGTGGGTATAAAATTTATCCCGGCCACGGCCGGCGATATGCCCGAATCGACGGAAAG GTGTTCCAGTTTCTGAATGCCAAGTGTGAGTCTGCGTTCCTGACCAAGAGGAACCCCAGACAGATCAACTGGACTGTACTGTACAGACGCAAACACAAGAAGGGCCAGTCT GAAGAGGTGACAAAAAAACGCACACGTCGTGCTGTGAAGTTCCAGAGGGCTATTACTGGTGCCTCTCTTGCTGAGATCTTGGCCAAGAGGAACCAGAAGCCCGAGGTGCGCAAGGCCCAGAGAGAGCAGGCCATCAG GGCTGCCAAGGAGGCCAAGAAGGCAAAACAGGCAACCAAGAAAGTTTCCACCCAGAGCACCAAG GCCCCTGCCAAGGCTGCACCCAAACAGAAGATTGCTAAGCCCATGAAAGTGAGCGCTCCTCGTGTTGGTGGCAAACGTTAA
- the cep97 gene encoding centrosomal protein of 97 kDa isoform X2, with product MAAATTITEASGPHPVTQMAKSEGTGLVDLSNQSLHKLDPNFCPPDTHTLVLDQNHIIKLEHLEKNAAVQQLSVACNRLVRMMGVSKLTQLRVLNLPNNSIGYIEGLKDLVHLEWLNLAGNNIKVIEQLNSCVALQHLDLSDNNISHTGDLSKLSALKTLLLHGNIITSLRTSPAHFPLNLAVLSLAENEIRDLSEVSYLSTLHNLEQLSIMNNPCVMATPSLPGCDYRPYVASWCLNLKVLDGYVVSQKEGLKAEWLYSQGKGRMFRPGQHIQLVQYLASTCPLTSSSSLQSAEDAKLERILSKQRHHQKQLLQEDQYDSPSPLHPTQLDMDEHWTDPAQKGVAKTQVLNVISHPASEPVVQVNTWMASTSSSYVLGAVHTHSHGEDSLVLEDMQTDEEKLHGSMLSSESAFLPVSSVVHSPPSPDSADEELDEPDSLAPPNPARSHPQKVEEATSFHFHLSQNDLQTNITDHKADQGEHLQTDRLVHLQVNKDTNATEAGTELRSPSAKVAECHPDAAAVKIQAWWRGYWTRQQHPQAKEVRCEIRLRRLQDHIVYLTAELERMQKEQQEEKLQRMIQEEAVKFLWKQLQAMMEWQCSVKEQLSCLSPSQSIAAGPIPACPKVTALPMRNEVSIPESGFHSPGEQQGALEDSMSSAATGGSPETVRTLQPTSSPGAGADGDSQDSSLLEQYISSVQRQEEEEDGEGCTSLFSPGHGSAASSCPDGVDERQENTLLKLEV from the exons ATGGCGGCGGCGACGACGATAACAGAGGCTAGTGGTCCTCATCCTGTCACTCAAATGGCAAAATCCGAAG GTACTGGTTTAGTTGACCTTTCAAATCAAAGCCTCCACAAGCTGGATCCAAACTTCTGTCCACCGGACACTCACACACTTGTCTTAGACCAGAACCATATCATCAAACTGGAACATCTGGAGAAGAATGCAGCTGTTCAGCAG CTGTCTGTTGCCTGTAATCGGCTAGTTCGCATGATGGGTGTGTCGAAACTCACACAACTGAGGGTCTTGAACCTCCCCAACAATAGCATTGGCTACATCGAGGGACTGAAAGACCTGGTGCACCTCGAATGGTTAAACTTAGCGGGAAACAACATCAAG GTCATAGAGCAGTTGAACAGCTGTGTAGCGCTGCAACATCTGGATCTGTCTGACAACAACATTTCTCACACGGGTGACCTTTCAAAGCTCTCTGCCTTAAAG ACGCTTCTTCTCCATGGCAACATTATCACAAGTCTGCGTACTTCCCCAGCCCATTTTCCTCTGAACCTCGCCGTTCTCTCATTGGCTGAAAATGAAATCCGGGACCTCAGTGAG GTGTCCTACTTATCAACTCTCCACAACCTTGAGCAGCTGTCTATCATGAACAACCCGTGTGTCATGGCTACACCCTCATTGCCTGGATGTGATTATCGTCCGTATGTTGCGAGCTGGTGCCTCAATCTGAAGGTACTTGACGGATATGTGGTGTCACAAAAAGAAGG GCTTAAAGCAGAGTGGTTGTACAGCCAGGGCAAAGGCCGTATGTTTCGCCCTGGACAACACATACAGCTAGTCCAGTACCTGGCTTCGACATGCCCCTTGACCTCCTCATCTTCACTGCAGTCGGCTGAGGATGCCAAGCTGGAGAGGATCCTCAGCAAACAGAG GCATCACCAGAAACAGCTGCTCCAGGAAGATCAGTACGATTCCCCAAGTCCTCTTCACCCGACTCAGCTGGATATGGATGAGCACTGGACTGATCCAGCACAAAAAGGAGTGGCCAAAACCCAGGTTCTTAATGTCATCAGTCATCCAG CTTCtgaaccagttgtccaggtgaATACTTGGATGGCCAGTACATCTTCATCGTACGTGCTAGGTGCCGTTCACACCCATTCTCATGGCGAGGACAGTCTGGTTTTAGAAGACATGCAGACAGATGAGGAGAAGCTCCACGGCAGCATGCTCTCCTCAGAGTCCGCCTTCCTACCTGTGAGCTCCGTCGTGCACTCACCGCCGTCCCCTGACAGTGCAGACGAAGAGCTGGACGAGCCCGATTCACTGGCTCCTCCAAATCCAGCCCGATCTCATCctcagaaggtggaggaggcaacAAGCTTTCATTTTCATCTCAGTCAAAATGACTTGCAGACAAACATTACAGACCATAAAGCAGATCAAGGAGAACACTTACAAACTGATAGATTGGTTCATTTGCAAGTCAACAAGGACACAAATGCCACAGAGGCAGGTACTGAGCTGAGAAGTCCAAGTGCTAAGGTGGCAGAGTGCCATCCAGATGCAGCAGCTGTGAAGATTCAGGCCTGGTGGAGGGGATACTGGACTCGACAGCAGCACCCACAGGCCAAAGAGGTGCGCTGTGAGATTCGCCTACGCCGACTACAGGATCACATCGTCTACCTCACAGCGGAGCTAGAGAG GATGCAGAAAGAGCAGCAGGAGGAGAAGTTGCAGAGGATGATCCAGGAAGAAGCTGTGAAGTTCCTCTGGAAGCAG CTTCAGGCCATGATGGAGTGGCAGTGTTCAGTGAAGGAGCAGCTCAGCTGTTTATCCCCCTCGCAGAGCATCGCTGCTGGTCCCATTCCTGCCTGCCCTAAAGTCACAGCTCTTCCTATGCGAAATGAGGTCTCTATCCCTGAATCAGGCTTTCATTCTCCTGGTGAACAGCAGGGGGCACTGGAGGACAGTATGAGCAGCGCAGCTACAGGTGGCTCCCCTGAAACCGTGCGGACTTTGCAACCTACAAGTTCACCTGGAGCAGGGGCAGATGGTGACAGTCAGGATAGCAGCTTGCTGGAGCAGTATATTTCCTCCGTGCAGCgccaggaagaggaggaagatggaGAAGGGTGCACTTCACTGTTCTCTCCTGGTCATGGTTCAGCGGCATCTTCCTGTCCTGATGGAGTGGATGAAAGACAAGAGAACACTCTGCTGAAGTTAGAGgtgtga
- the cep97 gene encoding centrosomal protein of 97 kDa isoform X1 produces the protein MAAATTITEASGPHPVTQMAKSEGTGLVDLSNQSLHKLDPNFCPPDTHTLVLDQNHIIKLEHLEKNAAVQQLSVACNRLVRMMGVSKLTQLRVLNLPNNSIGYIEGLKDLVHLEWLNLAGNNIKVIEQLNSCVALQHLDLSDNNISHTGDLSKLSALKTLLLHGNIITSLRTSPAHFPLNLAVLSLAENEIRDLSEVSYLSTLHNLEQLSIMNNPCVMATPSLPGCDYRPYVASWCLNLKVLDGYVVSQKEGLKAEWLYSQGKGRMFRPGQHIQLVQYLASTCPLTSSSSLQSAEDAKLERILSKQRHHQKQLLQEDQYDSPSPLHPTQLDMDEHWTDPAQKGVAKTQVLNVISHPEASEPVVQVNTWMASTSSSYVLGAVHTHSHGEDSLVLEDMQTDEEKLHGSMLSSESAFLPVSSVVHSPPSPDSADEELDEPDSLAPPNPARSHPQKVEEATSFHFHLSQNDLQTNITDHKADQGEHLQTDRLVHLQVNKDTNATEAGTELRSPSAKVAECHPDAAAVKIQAWWRGYWTRQQHPQAKEVRCEIRLRRLQDHIVYLTAELERMQKEQQEEKLQRMIQEEAVKFLWKQLQAMMEWQCSVKEQLSCLSPSQSIAAGPIPACPKVTALPMRNEVSIPESGFHSPGEQQGALEDSMSSAATGGSPETVRTLQPTSSPGAGADGDSQDSSLLEQYISSVQRQEEEEDGEGCTSLFSPGHGSAASSCPDGVDERQENTLLKLEV, from the exons ATGGCGGCGGCGACGACGATAACAGAGGCTAGTGGTCCTCATCCTGTCACTCAAATGGCAAAATCCGAAG GTACTGGTTTAGTTGACCTTTCAAATCAAAGCCTCCACAAGCTGGATCCAAACTTCTGTCCACCGGACACTCACACACTTGTCTTAGACCAGAACCATATCATCAAACTGGAACATCTGGAGAAGAATGCAGCTGTTCAGCAG CTGTCTGTTGCCTGTAATCGGCTAGTTCGCATGATGGGTGTGTCGAAACTCACACAACTGAGGGTCTTGAACCTCCCCAACAATAGCATTGGCTACATCGAGGGACTGAAAGACCTGGTGCACCTCGAATGGTTAAACTTAGCGGGAAACAACATCAAG GTCATAGAGCAGTTGAACAGCTGTGTAGCGCTGCAACATCTGGATCTGTCTGACAACAACATTTCTCACACGGGTGACCTTTCAAAGCTCTCTGCCTTAAAG ACGCTTCTTCTCCATGGCAACATTATCACAAGTCTGCGTACTTCCCCAGCCCATTTTCCTCTGAACCTCGCCGTTCTCTCATTGGCTGAAAATGAAATCCGGGACCTCAGTGAG GTGTCCTACTTATCAACTCTCCACAACCTTGAGCAGCTGTCTATCATGAACAACCCGTGTGTCATGGCTACACCCTCATTGCCTGGATGTGATTATCGTCCGTATGTTGCGAGCTGGTGCCTCAATCTGAAGGTACTTGACGGATATGTGGTGTCACAAAAAGAAGG GCTTAAAGCAGAGTGGTTGTACAGCCAGGGCAAAGGCCGTATGTTTCGCCCTGGACAACACATACAGCTAGTCCAGTACCTGGCTTCGACATGCCCCTTGACCTCCTCATCTTCACTGCAGTCGGCTGAGGATGCCAAGCTGGAGAGGATCCTCAGCAAACAGAG GCATCACCAGAAACAGCTGCTCCAGGAAGATCAGTACGATTCCCCAAGTCCTCTTCACCCGACTCAGCTGGATATGGATGAGCACTGGACTGATCCAGCACAAAAAGGAGTGGCCAAAACCCAGGTTCTTAATGTCATCAGTCATCCAG AAGCTTCtgaaccagttgtccaggtgaATACTTGGATGGCCAGTACATCTTCATCGTACGTGCTAGGTGCCGTTCACACCCATTCTCATGGCGAGGACAGTCTGGTTTTAGAAGACATGCAGACAGATGAGGAGAAGCTCCACGGCAGCATGCTCTCCTCAGAGTCCGCCTTCCTACCTGTGAGCTCCGTCGTGCACTCACCGCCGTCCCCTGACAGTGCAGACGAAGAGCTGGACGAGCCCGATTCACTGGCTCCTCCAAATCCAGCCCGATCTCATCctcagaaggtggaggaggcaacAAGCTTTCATTTTCATCTCAGTCAAAATGACTTGCAGACAAACATTACAGACCATAAAGCAGATCAAGGAGAACACTTACAAACTGATAGATTGGTTCATTTGCAAGTCAACAAGGACACAAATGCCACAGAGGCAGGTACTGAGCTGAGAAGTCCAAGTGCTAAGGTGGCAGAGTGCCATCCAGATGCAGCAGCTGTGAAGATTCAGGCCTGGTGGAGGGGATACTGGACTCGACAGCAGCACCCACAGGCCAAAGAGGTGCGCTGTGAGATTCGCCTACGCCGACTACAGGATCACATCGTCTACCTCACAGCGGAGCTAGAGAG GATGCAGAAAGAGCAGCAGGAGGAGAAGTTGCAGAGGATGATCCAGGAAGAAGCTGTGAAGTTCCTCTGGAAGCAG CTTCAGGCCATGATGGAGTGGCAGTGTTCAGTGAAGGAGCAGCTCAGCTGTTTATCCCCCTCGCAGAGCATCGCTGCTGGTCCCATTCCTGCCTGCCCTAAAGTCACAGCTCTTCCTATGCGAAATGAGGTCTCTATCCCTGAATCAGGCTTTCATTCTCCTGGTGAACAGCAGGGGGCACTGGAGGACAGTATGAGCAGCGCAGCTACAGGTGGCTCCCCTGAAACCGTGCGGACTTTGCAACCTACAAGTTCACCTGGAGCAGGGGCAGATGGTGACAGTCAGGATAGCAGCTTGCTGGAGCAGTATATTTCCTCCGTGCAGCgccaggaagaggaggaagatggaGAAGGGTGCACTTCACTGTTCTCTCCTGGTCATGGTTCAGCGGCATCTTCCTGTCCTGATGGAGTGGATGAAAGACAAGAGAACACTCTGCTGAAGTTAGAGgtgtga
- the cep97 gene encoding centrosomal protein of 97 kDa isoform X3, translating to MMGVSKLTQLRVLNLPNNSIGYIEGLKDLVHLEWLNLAGNNIKVIEQLNSCVALQHLDLSDNNISHTGDLSKLSALKTLLLHGNIITSLRTSPAHFPLNLAVLSLAENEIRDLSEVSYLSTLHNLEQLSIMNNPCVMATPSLPGCDYRPYVASWCLNLKVLDGYVVSQKEGLKAEWLYSQGKGRMFRPGQHIQLVQYLASTCPLTSSSSLQSAEDAKLERILSKQRHHQKQLLQEDQYDSPSPLHPTQLDMDEHWTDPAQKGVAKTQVLNVISHPEASEPVVQVNTWMASTSSSYVLGAVHTHSHGEDSLVLEDMQTDEEKLHGSMLSSESAFLPVSSVVHSPPSPDSADEELDEPDSLAPPNPARSHPQKVEEATSFHFHLSQNDLQTNITDHKADQGEHLQTDRLVHLQVNKDTNATEAGTELRSPSAKVAECHPDAAAVKIQAWWRGYWTRQQHPQAKEVRCEIRLRRLQDHIVYLTAELERMQKEQQEEKLQRMIQEEAVKFLWKQLQAMMEWQCSVKEQLSCLSPSQSIAAGPIPACPKVTALPMRNEVSIPESGFHSPGEQQGALEDSMSSAATGGSPETVRTLQPTSSPGAGADGDSQDSSLLEQYISSVQRQEEEEDGEGCTSLFSPGHGSAASSCPDGVDERQENTLLKLEV from the exons ATGATGGGTGTGTCGAAACTCACACAACTGAGGGTCTTGAACCTCCCCAACAATAGCATTGGCTACATCGAGGGACTGAAAGACCTGGTGCACCTCGAATGGTTAAACTTAGCGGGAAACAACATCAAG GTCATAGAGCAGTTGAACAGCTGTGTAGCGCTGCAACATCTGGATCTGTCTGACAACAACATTTCTCACACGGGTGACCTTTCAAAGCTCTCTGCCTTAAAG ACGCTTCTTCTCCATGGCAACATTATCACAAGTCTGCGTACTTCCCCAGCCCATTTTCCTCTGAACCTCGCCGTTCTCTCATTGGCTGAAAATGAAATCCGGGACCTCAGTGAG GTGTCCTACTTATCAACTCTCCACAACCTTGAGCAGCTGTCTATCATGAACAACCCGTGTGTCATGGCTACACCCTCATTGCCTGGATGTGATTATCGTCCGTATGTTGCGAGCTGGTGCCTCAATCTGAAGGTACTTGACGGATATGTGGTGTCACAAAAAGAAGG GCTTAAAGCAGAGTGGTTGTACAGCCAGGGCAAAGGCCGTATGTTTCGCCCTGGACAACACATACAGCTAGTCCAGTACCTGGCTTCGACATGCCCCTTGACCTCCTCATCTTCACTGCAGTCGGCTGAGGATGCCAAGCTGGAGAGGATCCTCAGCAAACAGAG GCATCACCAGAAACAGCTGCTCCAGGAAGATCAGTACGATTCCCCAAGTCCTCTTCACCCGACTCAGCTGGATATGGATGAGCACTGGACTGATCCAGCACAAAAAGGAGTGGCCAAAACCCAGGTTCTTAATGTCATCAGTCATCCAG AAGCTTCtgaaccagttgtccaggtgaATACTTGGATGGCCAGTACATCTTCATCGTACGTGCTAGGTGCCGTTCACACCCATTCTCATGGCGAGGACAGTCTGGTTTTAGAAGACATGCAGACAGATGAGGAGAAGCTCCACGGCAGCATGCTCTCCTCAGAGTCCGCCTTCCTACCTGTGAGCTCCGTCGTGCACTCACCGCCGTCCCCTGACAGTGCAGACGAAGAGCTGGACGAGCCCGATTCACTGGCTCCTCCAAATCCAGCCCGATCTCATCctcagaaggtggaggaggcaacAAGCTTTCATTTTCATCTCAGTCAAAATGACTTGCAGACAAACATTACAGACCATAAAGCAGATCAAGGAGAACACTTACAAACTGATAGATTGGTTCATTTGCAAGTCAACAAGGACACAAATGCCACAGAGGCAGGTACTGAGCTGAGAAGTCCAAGTGCTAAGGTGGCAGAGTGCCATCCAGATGCAGCAGCTGTGAAGATTCAGGCCTGGTGGAGGGGATACTGGACTCGACAGCAGCACCCACAGGCCAAAGAGGTGCGCTGTGAGATTCGCCTACGCCGACTACAGGATCACATCGTCTACCTCACAGCGGAGCTAGAGAG GATGCAGAAAGAGCAGCAGGAGGAGAAGTTGCAGAGGATGATCCAGGAAGAAGCTGTGAAGTTCCTCTGGAAGCAG CTTCAGGCCATGATGGAGTGGCAGTGTTCAGTGAAGGAGCAGCTCAGCTGTTTATCCCCCTCGCAGAGCATCGCTGCTGGTCCCATTCCTGCCTGCCCTAAAGTCACAGCTCTTCCTATGCGAAATGAGGTCTCTATCCCTGAATCAGGCTTTCATTCTCCTGGTGAACAGCAGGGGGCACTGGAGGACAGTATGAGCAGCGCAGCTACAGGTGGCTCCCCTGAAACCGTGCGGACTTTGCAACCTACAAGTTCACCTGGAGCAGGGGCAGATGGTGACAGTCAGGATAGCAGCTTGCTGGAGCAGTATATTTCCTCCGTGCAGCgccaggaagaggaggaagatggaGAAGGGTGCACTTCACTGTTCTCTCCTGGTCATGGTTCAGCGGCATCTTCCTGTCCTGATGGAGTGGATGAAAGACAAGAGAACACTCTGCTGAAGTTAGAGgtgtga
- the nfkbiz gene encoding NF-kappa-B inhibitor zeta: protein MIIDRVCEAFSGFVDTDADVMTSPVNLWSFYGCSSPGTQPGHLSPWRPSRECEDSGSTAGSPQRPDSGFTSVYVEAQDGSRQLSPRYQGVRVKNTVKELIMQRRHSDVQVQPNTNDLEFPVITTLLQSGKRAAESAPPHCVTKRPATEHNNVLSPYLTNENILTVQNICEGLGDIFSNTELSIESVKVQGSPISICHPPQETQEALPTLYSTTSSPLYNSCQPPQVTESPYTSPFQSLSPQHGFGPSGTTAPQISFFQWQIQQEEEKLAGLSPLDLISKDGDGDTFLHIAVAQGRRALAYVLARKMCDIGMLDVKEHNNQSAFQVSVAANQHLIAQDLLSMGALVNTTDSWGRSPLHVCAEKGHSLILQAIQKAMQNNGLKVNIEAVNYDGLTALHVAVLTHNAVVQELSHVAAPQSPQNAALMQKRKLLGECINTLLLMGASYGSKDRKSGRTVLHMAAEEANVELLRLFLDQPDSLSVINAKAYNGNTALHMAAAQNGRQAQADAVQLLMRRGADPSIKNLENEQPIQLVPEGPLGDQVRRVLKGRGPQVRSCLL from the exons ATGATTATTGACCGAGTTTGCGAGGCCTTTTCGGGGTTTGTGGACACTGACGCGGACGTCATGACGAGTCCGGTGAACCTGTGGTCGTTTTACGGGTGCTCTTCTCCCGGAACACAACCCGGACACTTGTCTCCGTGGAGACCGAGCAGAGAGTGTGAGGACAGCGGAAGTACCGCGGGGAGTCCTCAGCGCCCTGACAGCGGCTTCACCAGCGTCTACG ttgAAGCTCAGGATGGTTCACGGCAACTGAGTCCACGGTACCAGGGTGTGCGCGTGAAAAACACAGTAAAAGAGCTCATTATGCAGAGACGGCACAGTGACGTACAG GTGCAGCCAAATACAAATGATCTTGAATTCCCAG tCATAACAACTTTGCTTCAGAGTGGAAAAAGGGCAGCTGAGAGTGCCCCACCTCACtgcgtcactaaaagaccggcCACAGAACACAACAATGTCCTG TCTCCATATCTTACAAATGAGAACATCCTGACAGTGCAAAACATCTGTGAGGGACTTGGTGACATCTTCAGCAACACTGAGCTGTCTATCGAGTCGGTGAAGGTGCAGGGCAGTCCGATATCAATCTGCCACCCACCTCAAGAAACACAAGAAGCACTACCTACCCTCTACTCTACCACATCTAGCCCACTTTATAACAGCTGCCAGCCTCCTCAGGTTACAGAGAGCCCATACACGTCTCCATTCCAGAGCCTGAGCCCACAGCATGGATTTGGGCCCAGTGGGACTACAGCTCCTCAGATTTCCTTTTTCCAGTGGCAGATCCAGCAAGAGGAGGAGAAATTGGCCGGTTTGAGCCCACTGGATCTCATCTCTAAGGACGGAGATGGAGATAC GTTCCTCCACATTGCAGTGGCCCAGGGGAGACGAGCCTTGGCATATGTGCTTGCCAGGAAAATGTGTGATATTGGCATGCTTGATGTCAAAGAGCATAACAACCAG AGTGCATTCCAAGTAAGCGTGGCAGCCAACCAACATCTCATTGCACAAGACCTCCTTTCAATGGGAGCCTTAGTAAACACTACAGACTCCTGGGGGCGCTCCCCCCTTCACGTGTGTGCTGAAAAGGGACACAGTCTGATTCTACAG GCCATCCAAAAAGCTATGCAGAATAATGGCTTGAAGGTGAACATCGAGGCAGTTAACTATGATG GACTTACTGCTCTACACGTGGCTGTGCTGACCCACAATGCAGTGGTGCAGGAGCTGAGTCATGTGGCGGCACCTCAGTCTCCCCAAAACGCAGCTCTGATGCAGAAGAGGAAGCTGCTTGGCGAATGCATCAACACTCTCCTGCTTATGGGTGCCTCTTATGGTTCAAAG GATCGCAAAAGTGGACGCACTGTCCTGCACATGGCTGCCGAGGAGGCCAACGTTGAGCTTTTGCGTCTTTTCCTGGACCAGCCGGACTCTCTTTCTGTGATCAATGCCAAG GCATATAATGGCAACACAGCACTGCACATGGCTGCTGCGCAAAATGGCCGTCAAGCGCAGGCAGACGCTGTACAGCTGCTGATGAGGAGAGGAGCTGATCCAAGCATCAAGAACCTGGAGAACGAGCAGCCCATTCAGTTAGTGCCTGAGGGGCCTCTCGGAGATCAG GTGAGAAGGGTCCTGAAAGGCCGTGGCCCGCAGGTTCGCTCCTGCTTGCTGTAG